Genomic segment of Serinicoccus hydrothermalis:
TCGTGGGTGACGACCATCATCGTCATGCCCTCCGAGGCCAGCGTCTTCATGACGTCGAGCACGTCCCCGACCAGCTCCGGGTCCAGCGCGGAGGTCGGCTCGTCGAAGAGCATCATGTCCGGGTCCATCGACAGCGCCCGGGCGATGGCCACGCGCTGCTGCTGACCACCGGACAGGTGCGCCGGGTAGGCGTCGACCTTCTCGGACAGCCCGACCCGCTCCAGGTTGGCGCGGGCGACCTCCTCGGCCTCCTTGCGGCCGCGCTTCTTCACCCGCTGCTGGGCGATGGTGAGGTTGCGCAGCACCGTCATGTGGCTGAAGAGGTTGAACTGCTGGAAGACCATACCGATCCGGGCCCGCACCGCGTCGAGCTCGGTCTCGGGGTCGGTGATGTCGATGCCCTCGATGAGCACCCGGCCCGAGGTCGGCTCCTCCAGCCGGTTGACGCAGCGCAGGAGGGTCGACTTGCCCGAGCCGGACGGGCCGATGACGCAGACCACCTGGCCGGAGTTCACGTGGAAGTCGATGCCGGTGAGCACCTCGTTGTCGCCGAACGACTTGTGCAGCTCGCGGACCTCGATCGCGGGCGCGCCCGGGTCGACCTGCTGGGTGGGGTGGAGCCGGGTGGGCATCAGCGGGACCTCCTCTGTCGACGCTCCAGCCAGGCGACCATGCGGGTCAGGGGGAGCGTGATGACCAGGTAGAGCAGAACGGCGAAGGTGAGCGACGTCGCGGTCCCGGCGGAGGGACCGCTGCTCATGAAGTCGCGGGCCAGTGTGGTCAGCTCCCGTTCGTTGGCCGCCATGCCGATGACGAACAGCAGCGAGGTGTCCTTGATGAGGATGACCAGCTCGTTGGTGAGCGGCGGGATGACGATGCGCAGCGCCTGGGGCATGACGACGGTGGCCATCGTCCAGCCGCCGTTCATGCCGAGGGACCGGGCCGCCTCGGTCTGCCCCTTGGGCACCGCCTCGATGCCGGCCCGGAGGGTCTCGGCCATGTAGGCGGCCGAGACCAGCATGAGGCCGACGAGACCGGCGCCGACCGGGCCGCCCGGTGGTCGCCAGCCGAAGGCGATGGGCACGCCCAGCGCCATGAAGATGATGACGACCAGGGCGGGCAGTCCGCGGAAGAGCTCGATGTACGCCGTCGACACCCAGCGGAACGGGGCGATCGGCGCGAGCTTCATCAGCACCAGCACCATCGCCAGCACGAAACCGCCGGCGAAGGCGATGACGGTGTAGAGGATGGTGTTCCTCGCGCCGATGAGGACGAAGTCCTGCCAGTTCGCGGTGAACCCTTCCCGCAGGAAGAAGTTGCTGGAGATCGCCTCCCAGTCCGCGACGAGCACGAAGACCACGGCGAGGACGACGAAGACGGCGTAGAGCGCCAACCGGACGGCGCGCTGCCGCTGGGTACGGGTCACGGGACGGATGCTCTCGTGCCGGCGGCTCAGCCCTCGGAGGTGGCCGAGGAGTCCTCGGCACCCTCGGTGGTGAAGTAGGTGTCGTAGAGCTCGTCGTACTCACCGCTGTCCCGCAGCGCGGTCAGCTGCTCGTTGACGGCGTCCACGAGAGCCGTGTTGTCCTGCTGCATCGCCAGCCCGTAGGTCTCGTCGGTGTCGTACTCCTCGACGACCTCGAAGTCACCCTTGGTCGAGTTGTCCACGTTGACGGGAAGGTCCTGCAGCAGCGCGTCGACCTGACCGGCCTGGATGGCCTGGAACATCTCGGCGTTGCTCGGGAAGGCGGTGATCGTGGCCTCCGGCGCGTTCTCCTCGGTGTAGGACTCGCCGGTGGTCCCCTGCTGCACACCCACCGTCCTGCCGGCGAGGTCGCCGATGCCGGTGATGTCGGACCCGGCGGGGACGAGCAGGGACTGCTTGGAGTCGTAGTAGCCGTCGGAGAAGGCGAGGCTCTTCTGCCGGTCCTCGGTGATGGTCATGGCCGAGGCGGCCAGGTCGCAGTCGCCGGAGTTGAGCGCCAGTCCCGACTGCAGGGTCTCGAAGGAGGAGTCCTTGATCTCGAGCTCCAGACCCAGGCCGTCGGCGACGGCGCTGACGATGTCGACGTCGAAGCCGGTGAAACCGCTGTCGGAGGAGTCGTCGAAGTCCTCGAAGGGCGGGTAGGGGACGTCGGAGCAGACGGTCAGGGTGCCGTCGGTGATGAGGTCGAGGTCGGCGGCGGCCGCGTCACCGGAGGCCTCACCGCCGGAGCCGGCGTCGCTGCCGCCGTCGTCGGAGCCGCAGGCGGCCAGGGAGAAGGCCAGGGCGCTGGCCGCGAGCACGGGAAAGATCGAGTTCTTCATGCGCGAACCATACGTCCGGCCCGGGTGCGAACTGCTCACCCGGGCCGGATCGTGACCGAATCGATGCCTCTCAGGCGTCGGCCGCCTCCTCCGCGGCCTCCTCGGCGGCCTCGGCGTCCTCGTCGACCCAGTCGAAGGTCTTCGTGACGGCCTTCTTCCACTGGCGGAAGAGCCGGTCACGCTCGGCGTCCTTCATCTGGGGGCTCCAGCGCTGGCCCTCCTCCCAGTTGTCGATGACGTCCTGCTCGCCGGAGAAGAAGCCGACCGCGATGCCGGCGGCATACGCCGCGCCCAGGGCCGTCGTCTCCGCCACCTTGGGACGCACGACGTCCACGCCGAGGATGTCGGCCTGGAACTGCATGAGCGTCTCGTTGGCGACCATGCCGCCGTCCACGCGCAGCTCCGTGAGCTCCACGCCGGAGTCGGCGTTCATCGCGTCGGAGACCTCGCGCGTCTGGAAGGCGGTGGACTCCAGCGCCGCCCGGGCGATGTGGTTCTTGTTGACGTAGCGGGTCAGCCCCACGATCGCCCCGCGGGCGTCGTCCTTCCAGTAGGGCGCGAAGAGCCCGGAGAAGGCCGGCACGATGTAGCACCCGCCGTTGTCGTCGACCTTGTTGGCGAGGGTCTCGATCTCCGGCGCGTCCGAGATGAGCCCGATGTTGTCCCGCAGCCACTGCACCAGCGAGCCGGTGACCGCGATCGAGCCCTCGAGGGCATACACCGCGTCCTGGTCGCCGATCTTGTAGCAGACCGTGGTCAGCAGGCCGTTCTCACTGGGGACGATCTCGGTGCCGGTGTTGAGGAGCATGAAGTTGCCGGTGCCATAGGTGTTCTTGCTCATGCCCTTCTCGAAGCAGGCCTGCCCGAAGGTCGCGGCCTGCTGGTCGCCGAGGATCCCGGCGATCGGCACGTGCAGCTTGGTGCTCTCGCCGTAGACCTCGGCCGAGGACTTGATCTCCGGCAGCATCGACAGGGGTATGCCCATGTCCGAGGCGACCTGCTCGGACCAGGACAGCGTCTTGAGGTCCATGAGCATCGTCCGCGAGGCGTTGGTCACGTCGGTGACGTGGACGCCGCCGTCGGTGCCGCCGGTGAGATTCCAGACCGTCCAGCTGTCCGTGTTGCCGAAGAGCAGGTCACCGGCCTCGGCCTTCTCCCGGGCGCCCTCGACGTTGTCGAGGATCCACTTGACCTTGGGGCCGGAGAAGTAGGTCGCCAGCGGCAGCCCGCAGACGTCCTTGTACTTGTCCGCGCCGTCGTCGCCACCGAGCTCGGCGACGATCTTGTCGGTCCGGGTGTCCTGCCAGACGATGGCGTTGTAGACGGCCTCACCGGTGTTCTTGTCCCACACCACCGCGGTCTCGCGCTGGTTGGTGATGCCGATCGCCGCGAGGTCGTCGTTGCCGAGGCCGCCCTTGCCGAGGGCGGTGCCGATGACCTCCTTCGTGTTCTCCCAGATCTCGGCGGGGTCGTGCTCGACCCAGCCGGCCTTGGGGAAGATCTGCTCGTGCTCCTTCTGACCGACGGAGTGGATCTCGCCGCTCTTGGTGAACACGATGGCTCGGGTGCTGGTCGTTCCCTGGTCGATGGCCAGGACGTAGTCAGCCATGCACTTGCTCCTTCACGTCGTTGTGGATGGTGGGGGTCAGGTTGGTGGTCAGCCGTACAGCGCGGCGACGATGCCGGCGAGGACACCGCCGATGAGCGGGCCGGCGACCGGCACCCACGAGTAGCCCCAGTCGTTCGTGCCCTTCCCGGGGATGGGCAGGACGGCGTGCGCGATGCGCGGGCCGAGGTCGCGGGCCGGGTTGATGGCATACCCCGTGGGTCCACCCAGGCTGGCGCCGATGCCGACGACCAGCAGCGCGACGGCCAACGGGCCGAGCTGGTGCGGGGTGTTGCCGAAGAGGATGACGACGAAGACCAGGGCGAAGGTGCCGATGATCTCGGTCACGAGGTTCCACCCGTAGCTGCGGATCTCCGGCCCGGTCGAGAAGACACCCAGCTTGGCGGCGGGGTCGCCGTCGGCGTCGAAGTGCTGCTTGTAGGCGGCCCAGGCGAGCACGGCGCCGAGGAAGGCACCGAGCATCTGCGCGGCGAAGTAGATGAACATGTTGCCGACGTTGGCGGCCACACCGGGGGCGAACTCCTCCGCCCCGTTGGCCAGCAGGCCCACGGTGACCGCGGGGTTGATGTGCGCGCCCGACTTGTAGGCCACGAAGACACCGGCGAAGACGCCGAGGCCCCAGCCCCAGTTGATGAGCAGCCAGGCGGCACTGGGACCGCCGCCGGTCCCCTTGGTCTGGGGCAGGATAGCGTTCGCGACCACGCCGCAGCCGAAGAGCAGCAGCATCATGGTGCCGAGCACCTCGGAGACGAAAACAGCTCCCACGGATGACTCCTTGTGTCAACGAGGAGGACCGGGCGGTCGCCCGGACCTGTCAGTCGGGTGCCGCGGCTCCCGACCCCATCGCCTGCAGCGGGGCCACCTCGCCGAGGTGGTCGCGCACGCGGGCGGCGCTCTGGTCGTCCGGCTCGGCCGCGGCGGCGATCTCCGCCTCGGCCCGCGCGGTGTATGCCTCGATCTCGGCCTGCGTCGTGGCCTCGTCCCAGCCGAGCTCGGCGGCGGCGATGGCGGCGATCTCCGGCACGGTGTGCAGACCCTTGTCGGGGGCCTCGTAGATGAGCCGGGTCCGGCGCATCATGAGGTCCTCGAGGTGCAGCACGCCCTCGGTGCGGCAGGCGTAGGCGACCTCGGCCCGCAGGTAGGCGGTCGAGTGCTCCAGCGTCTGCGCCATCGAGGGGTCCTCCTCGATGAGGTCCAGCAGCTCCTCCACGAGCGAGCCGTAGCGGTGCAGGAGGTGGTCGGTCATCTGCTCCGACCAGCCGAACTGCTCGCGCAGCGCGGGCATCCGCCGCCGCATCGCGGCCTCGCCCACCGCGCCGAGCAGCGGGATCTCGTCGGTGATGCAGGGCAGCTCCTCGGCGCGCCCGCCGAGCGCGAAGTCGACGGCGTCCTTGGCCATGACCCGGTAGGTCGTGAGCTTGCCGCCGCCGATGACGGTGAGGCCGGGCACCGGGCTGGCGACGGTGTGCTCCCGGCTGACCTTCGCCGAGTCCGTGCCCTCCTTGGTGCCGGGCTGCAGCAGCGGGCGCAGACCGGCATACCAGCCGACGACGTCGTCCCGGGTGAGGGTGGTCTTGAGCACCGCGTTGGCGTGCTCGAGGACGTAGTCGATGTCCGCCGCGGTGGCGACCGGGTTCTGCCGGTCCAGCTCCCACGGCGTGTCGGTGGTGCCGAGGATCCAGTAGCGGGACCACGGGATGAAGAAGAGCACCGACTTCTCGGTCTGCAGGAACAGTCCCGAGGTGCCATGGATCCGCTCGCGCGGGATGACCAGGTGGATGCCCTTGGACGCCAGCACGTTGAGCCCGCCGTCGGTGTCGGCGAGCTCGGAGACGTCGTCGGTCCACACGCCGGTGCAGTTGATGATGTGCCGGGCGCGGACCTCGAAGCGCTCGCCGGACTCCAGGTCCGCCAGCTCGGCCCCGATCGCCGTGCCGTGCTCGTCCTTGACGATCTGGACGACCTCGGTGCGGCTGGCCGCGTGGGCGCCGTAGGTGTGCGCGGTCCGGACCAGCGTGGAGACCAGACGCGCGTCGTCGACGGTCGCGTCGTAGTACTTCACCGCACCGATCGCGGTGTCGTGCCGCAGGTCCGGGAACTGCTTGCTCAGGCCGCCGCGCGTCGTGTGCTGGTGGATCGGCAGGGCGCGGCGCCCGGGCATGATGTTGGCGAGCAGGTCGTAGAGCGTGACGCCGGCGCCGTAGTAGGCCCGCTGCCACACCCGGTGCTCGAGCGGGATGAGGAAGGGCATCGGCTTGACGAGGTGCGGGGCCAGGGTCTTCAGCAGCAGCCCGCGCTCGGTGAGCGCTTCGTGGACCAGCTTGAAGTCGAGCATCTGCAGGTAGCGCAACCCGCCGTGGACCAGCTTGGTGGACCACTGCGAGGTCCCGGAGGCCCAGTCCTGGGCCTCGACGACCGCCGTCGACAGGCCACGGGTGGCCGCGTCCAGCGCAGCCCCGGCCCCGGTCACGCCACCCCCGATGACCAGCACGTCGAGCGGTTCACCACCCTCGGCGGAGTCGCGCAGGGCCCGCAGGGCCTCCTGGCGGCTG
This window contains:
- a CDS encoding amino acid ABC transporter permease, with protein sequence MTRTQRQRAVRLALYAVFVVLAVVFVLVADWEAISSNFFLREGFTANWQDFVLIGARNTILYTVIAFAGGFVLAMVLVLMKLAPIAPFRWVSTAYIELFRGLPALVVIIFMALGVPIAFGWRPPGGPVGAGLVGLMLVSAAYMAETLRAGIEAVPKGQTEAARSLGMNGGWTMATVVMPQALRIVIPPLTNELVILIKDTSLLFVIGMAANERELTTLARDFMSSGPSAGTATSLTFAVLLYLVITLPLTRMVAWLERRQRRSR
- a CDS encoding transporter substrate-binding domain-containing protein, yielding MKNSIFPVLAASALAFSLAACGSDDGGSDAGSGGEASGDAAAADLDLITDGTLTVCSDVPYPPFEDFDDSSDSGFTGFDVDIVSAVADGLGLELEIKDSSFETLQSGLALNSGDCDLAASAMTITEDRQKSLAFSDGYYDSKQSLLVPAGSDITGIGDLAGRTVGVQQGTTGESYTEENAPEATITAFPSNAEMFQAIQAGQVDALLQDLPVNVDNSTKGDFEVVEEYDTDETYGLAMQQDNTALVDAVNEQLTALRDSGEYDELYDTYFTTEGAEDSSATSEG
- the glpK gene encoding glycerol kinase GlpK; protein product: MADYVLAIDQGTTSTRAIVFTKSGEIHSVGQKEHEQIFPKAGWVEHDPAEIWENTKEVIGTALGKGGLGNDDLAAIGITNQRETAVVWDKNTGEAVYNAIVWQDTRTDKIVAELGGDDGADKYKDVCGLPLATYFSGPKVKWILDNVEGAREKAEAGDLLFGNTDSWTVWNLTGGTDGGVHVTDVTNASRTMLMDLKTLSWSEQVASDMGIPLSMLPEIKSSAEVYGESTKLHVPIAGILGDQQAATFGQACFEKGMSKNTYGTGNFMLLNTGTEIVPSENGLLTTVCYKIGDQDAVYALEGSIAVTGSLVQWLRDNIGLISDAPEIETLANKVDDNGGCYIVPAFSGLFAPYWKDDARGAIVGLTRYVNKNHIARAALESTAFQTREVSDAMNADSGVELTELRVDGGMVANETLMQFQADILGVDVVRPKVAETTALGAAYAAGIAVGFFSGEQDVIDNWEEGQRWSPQMKDAERDRLFRQWKKAVTKTFDWVDEDAEAAEEAAEEAADA
- a CDS encoding MIP/aquaporin family protein, producing MMLLLFGCGVVANAILPQTKGTGGGPSAAWLLINWGWGLGVFAGVFVAYKSGAHINPAVTVGLLANGAEEFAPGVAANVGNMFIYFAAQMLGAFLGAVLAWAAYKQHFDADGDPAAKLGVFSTGPEIRSYGWNLVTEIIGTFALVFVVILFGNTPHQLGPLAVALLVVGIGASLGGPTGYAINPARDLGPRIAHAVLPIPGKGTNDWGYSWVPVAGPLIGGVLAGIVAALYG
- a CDS encoding glycerol-3-phosphate dehydrogenase/oxidase, whose product is MQPRALSPASRQEALRALRDSAEGGEPLDVLVIGGGVTGAGAALDAATRGLSTAVVEAQDWASGTSQWSTKLVHGGLRYLQMLDFKLVHEALTERGLLLKTLAPHLVKPMPFLIPLEHRVWQRAYYGAGVTLYDLLANIMPGRRALPIHQHTTRGGLSKQFPDLRHDTAIGAVKYYDATVDDARLVSTLVRTAHTYGAHAASRTEVVQIVKDEHGTAIGAELADLESGERFEVRARHIINCTGVWTDDVSELADTDGGLNVLASKGIHLVIPRERIHGTSGLFLQTEKSVLFFIPWSRYWILGTTDTPWELDRQNPVATAADIDYVLEHANAVLKTTLTRDDVVGWYAGLRPLLQPGTKEGTDSAKVSREHTVASPVPGLTVIGGGKLTTYRVMAKDAVDFALGGRAEELPCITDEIPLLGAVGEAAMRRRMPALREQFGWSEQMTDHLLHRYGSLVEELLDLIEEDPSMAQTLEHSTAYLRAEVAYACRTEGVLHLEDLMMRRTRLIYEAPDKGLHTVPEIAAIAAAELGWDEATTQAEIEAYTARAEAEIAAAAEPDDQSAARVRDHLGEVAPLQAMGSGAAAPD